From Streptomyces fungicidicus, one genomic window encodes:
- the efeB gene encoding iron uptake transporter deferrochelatase/peroxidase subunit, translated as MTDGNAQTPSRRALLGWGGAGLALGAAAAGGAVAVARAGDEPDAGAGAGAAVAFHGAHQAGIATPVQDRLHFAAFDVTTDDRAEFVALLKEWTEAARRMTAGRPVGEGAHGGLPEAPPDDTGEALGLEPSRLTLTIGFGPSLFDRFDLAGRRPEALEELPRFAGDNLDRDRSGGDLCVQACADDPQVAVHAVRNLARIGFGRVVVRWSQLGFGKTSSTTADTQTPRNLFGFKDGTRNISGAETDRLDKHVWVGKKDGPDWLAGGSYLVARRIRMHIETWDRTSLQEQEDVFGRDKGEGAPVGRTKERDEPFLKAMKPDAHVRLAHPDANAGATLLRRGYSFTDGTDGLGRLDAGLFFLAYQRDPRTGFIRVQRNLAQDALNEYIQHVGSALFAVPPGVRDQGDWWGRTLFSQEA; from the coding sequence ATGACGGACGGCAACGCGCAGACGCCCTCACGGCGCGCGCTGCTCGGCTGGGGCGGCGCCGGGCTCGCGCTCGGCGCGGCCGCGGCCGGCGGCGCGGTGGCGGTGGCCCGGGCCGGCGACGAACCCGACGCGGGCGCCGGCGCCGGTGCGGCGGTGGCGTTCCACGGGGCGCACCAGGCGGGCATCGCCACTCCCGTGCAGGACCGGCTGCACTTCGCCGCGTTCGACGTGACGACCGACGACCGCGCCGAGTTCGTCGCACTGCTGAAGGAGTGGACCGAGGCCGCGCGCCGGATGACCGCCGGCCGCCCGGTCGGCGAGGGCGCCCACGGCGGACTGCCCGAGGCCCCGCCGGACGACACCGGGGAGGCGCTGGGCCTCGAGCCGTCCCGGCTGACCCTGACGATCGGCTTCGGCCCGTCCCTGTTCGACAGGTTCGACCTGGCCGGGCGGCGTCCCGAGGCGCTGGAGGAACTGCCGAGGTTCGCCGGCGACAACCTGGACCGCGACCGCAGCGGCGGCGACCTGTGCGTGCAGGCCTGCGCCGACGATCCGCAGGTCGCCGTGCACGCCGTCCGCAACCTCGCCCGCATCGGCTTCGGCCGGGTGGTGGTGCGCTGGTCGCAGCTGGGCTTCGGCAAGACGTCGTCCACGACGGCCGACACGCAGACCCCCCGCAACCTGTTCGGGTTCAAGGACGGCACCCGCAACATCTCGGGCGCCGAGACGGACCGGCTGGACAAGCACGTCTGGGTCGGGAAGAAGGACGGGCCCGACTGGCTGGCCGGCGGTTCCTATCTCGTCGCCCGGCGGATCCGGATGCACATCGAGACCTGGGACCGGACCTCCCTGCAGGAGCAGGAGGACGTCTTCGGCCGCGACAAGGGCGAGGGCGCGCCGGTCGGCAGGACGAAGGAACGGGACGAGCCGTTCCTGAAGGCGATGAAGCCCGACGCGCACGTCCGGCTGGCGCATCCCGACGCCAACGCGGGGGCGACGCTGCTGCGCCGGGGCTACTCCTTCACCGACGGCACCGACGGTCTGGGACGCCTGGACGCGGGGCTGTTCTTCCTCGCCTACCAGCGCGATCCGCGCACCGGGTTCATCCGCGTCCAGCGGAACCTGGCCCAGGACGCGCTCAACGAGTACATCCAGCACGTCGGTTCGGCGCTGTTCGCCGTACCGCCGGGCGTCCGCGACCAGGGTGACTGGTGGGGCCGGACGCTGTTCTCCCAGGAGGCGTGA
- the efeU gene encoding iron uptake transporter permease EfeU, with protein sequence MFSNYLIGLREGLEASLVVCILIAYLVKTGRRDALKPVWTGIGVAVALALGFGCALEFGSQELTFEAQEALGGSLSILAVCLVTWMVFWMRRTARHLKAELHGKLDAALAMGTGALVATAFLAVGREGLETALFVWASVHAAGDGSPRPLIGVALGLATAVLLGWLFYRGALRINLAKFFTWTGGLLVVVAAGVLAYGVHDLQEADWLPGLTNLAFDISGTVPPDSWYGTLLKGVFNFQPDPTVLQVTVWLLYLVPALALFLAPVGFASGKGKVKEPDEQGSRPSKAPRAPQA encoded by the coding sequence GTGTTCTCCAACTATCTGATCGGTCTGCGCGAGGGCCTGGAGGCCAGCCTCGTCGTCTGCATCCTGATCGCCTACCTGGTCAAGACCGGGCGGCGGGACGCCCTGAAGCCGGTGTGGACCGGCATCGGGGTCGCGGTCGCCCTCGCGCTCGGCTTCGGCTGCGCCCTCGAATTCGGCTCGCAGGAGCTGACGTTCGAGGCGCAGGAGGCGCTCGGCGGTTCGCTGTCCATCCTCGCGGTGTGCCTGGTGACGTGGATGGTGTTCTGGATGCGGCGCACCGCCCGCCATCTGAAGGCGGAGCTGCACGGCAAGCTGGACGCCGCGCTCGCCATGGGCACCGGCGCGCTGGTCGCCACCGCGTTCCTCGCGGTGGGCCGGGAGGGACTGGAGACGGCCCTGTTCGTGTGGGCGTCCGTGCACGCGGCCGGGGACGGCAGCCCGCGCCCGCTGATCGGGGTGGCGCTCGGGCTGGCGACGGCCGTGCTGCTCGGCTGGCTGTTCTACCGGGGCGCGCTGCGCATCAACCTGGCCAAGTTCTTCACCTGGACCGGCGGGCTGCTGGTCGTCGTGGCGGCGGGCGTGCTGGCGTACGGCGTCCACGACCTGCAGGAGGCCGACTGGCTGCCCGGCCTGACGAACCTGGCCTTCGACATCAGCGGCACCGTCCCGCCGGACAGCTGGTACGGCACGCTGCTGAAGGGCGTGTTCAACTTCCAGCCGGACCCGACCGTCCTCCAGGTCACGGTGTGGCTGCTGTACCTGGTCCCGGCGCTCGCGCTGTTCCTCGCCCCGGTAGGGTTCGCCTCCGGGAAGGGGAAGGTGAAGGAACCGGATGAGCAGGGATCTCGGCCTTCGAAGGCTCCGCGCGCACCGCAGGCTTGA
- a CDS encoding bifunctional DNA primase/polymerase: MSAEFGGRTGRQGRLSQWLRGRRPKQAPDEGGREALLLAAADAGLPLAPAAHPAAGYGCSCDRVGCPTPARHPVSFAWQTQSTTDRAQIERWARHQPQANFITATGMVHDVLDVPLDAGREALTRLLDAGIEVGPVAESDDGRMLFFTLTRGTPEDEDEWWPCELDCHPETMDEHPGLRWHCRGSYVLVPPARLPGDDDRTVHWVRGPEHPLPDPLSVLEYLTDSCARHAGEQPDHSGTAWPIRR, translated from the coding sequence ATGAGCGCGGAGTTCGGCGGCCGGACCGGCCGGCAGGGCAGGCTCTCCCAGTGGCTGCGTGGACGCCGCCCGAAGCAGGCCCCCGACGAGGGCGGCCGTGAGGCACTGCTGCTCGCCGCCGCCGACGCGGGACTGCCGCTGGCGCCCGCCGCCCACCCCGCCGCCGGCTACGGCTGCTCCTGCGACCGTGTGGGCTGTCCCACCCCCGCCCGGCACCCGGTGTCCTTCGCCTGGCAGACGCAGTCCACCACCGACCGCGCCCAGATCGAGCGCTGGGCCCGCCACCAGCCGCAGGCCAACTTCATCACCGCCACCGGCATGGTGCACGACGTCCTCGACGTGCCCCTCGACGCCGGCCGCGAGGCCCTCACCCGGCTCCTCGACGCGGGCATCGAGGTCGGTCCCGTCGCCGAGAGCGACGACGGCCGGATGCTGTTCTTCACCCTCACCCGCGGCACCCCCGAGGACGAGGACGAGTGGTGGCCGTGCGAGCTGGACTGCCACCCGGAGACCATGGACGAGCACCCCGGCCTGCGCTGGCACTGCCGCGGTTCCTACGTCCTGGTGCCGCCCGCCCGCCTCCCCGGCGACGACGACCGGACCGTCCACTGGGTACGCGGCCCCGAGCATCCGCTCCCGGACCCGCTGAGCGTGCTGGAGTACCTCACCGACTCCTGCGCCCGCCACGCCGGCGAACAGCCCGACCACTCCGGCACGGCCTGGCCCATCCGCCGCTGA
- a CDS encoding glycerophosphodiester phosphodiesterase, translating into MITSVALTVVASVVSLTPGPLEWGGGPLTVAALPRVPYVAHRGGAREVPENSMSGLMAAYRRGTAQVLDFDTRVLRDGTPVVFHDATLNRTTFLGGEVSGLDAAEWRGVRLRPRDRLPGSWRSERPPTVAEVLDRFGGRIVLMLEAKDPRGLERLAALIRARGLNRSVFVNTNDPAVARRVHGLGLLTQLWRSARQMRTDRPAAWRSYVDLLDVDVKARDADLRRAVRSGIPRVWAHTVVTPRQRDRALALGCDGIITDAPGRLARHR; encoded by the coding sequence ATGATCACCAGTGTCGCGTTGACGGTCGTGGCTTCCGTCGTCTCGCTGACTCCCGGTCCGCTGGAGTGGGGCGGGGGGCCGCTGACGGTGGCCGCGCTGCCCCGCGTCCCGTACGTCGCCCACCGGGGCGGGGCGCGCGAGGTCCCGGAGAACAGCATGTCGGGGCTGATGGCGGCGTACCGGCGCGGCACGGCGCAGGTGCTGGACTTCGACACGCGGGTCCTGCGGGACGGCACGCCGGTCGTCTTCCACGACGCGACGCTGAACCGTACGACGTTCCTGGGCGGCGAGGTGAGCGGACTCGACGCCGCGGAGTGGCGGGGCGTACGGCTGCGGCCGCGCGACCGGCTGCCGGGGAGCTGGCGTTCGGAGCGGCCGCCGACGGTCGCGGAGGTGCTGGACCGGTTCGGCGGGCGGATCGTGCTGATGCTGGAGGCGAAGGATCCGCGCGGGCTGGAGCGGCTGGCCGCGCTGATCCGTGCCCGGGGGCTGAACCGCTCGGTGTTCGTCAACACCAACGACCCCGCGGTCGCGCGGCGCGTCCACGGGCTGGGGCTGCTCACTCAGCTGTGGCGGTCGGCGCGCCAGATGCGCACCGACCGTCCCGCAGCTTGGCGTTCCTACGTCGATCTGCTCGACGTCGACGTCAAGGCGCGGGACGCCGATCTGCGGCGTGCGGTGCGGTCCGGCATCCCGCGGGTGTGGGCCCACACGGTCGTCACCCCGCGTCAGCGCGACCGGGCGCTGGCGCTGGGCTGCGACGGGATCATCACGGACGCGCCGGGGAGGCTGGCCCGGCATCGGTAG
- a CDS encoding TetR/AcrR family transcriptional regulator: MAANQSAPDATRRSERSRRAIYDAALALVAEVGYPKTTIEGIASRAGVGKQTIYRWWTSKADVLLEAFLDMAEQAAHAAGHVPHALPDTGDLAADLKYVLRATVDELRDPAFEAPSRALAAEGVVDEELGRRFVASLLEPQLQLYVDRLRSAQDTGEVRPDVDPRIALELFVSPLAQRWLQYTGPITYDYTDTLVDYALYGLTPRPPSPTPTPTDAGPASPARP, encoded by the coding sequence ATGGCAGCGAACCAGTCCGCCCCCGACGCCACCCGACGCAGCGAGCGCTCCCGGCGGGCCATCTACGACGCCGCCCTCGCCCTGGTCGCCGAGGTCGGCTATCCCAAGACCACCATCGAGGGCATCGCCTCCCGCGCGGGCGTCGGCAAGCAGACGATCTACCGGTGGTGGACCTCGAAGGCCGACGTGCTCCTCGAGGCGTTCCTCGACATGGCCGAGCAGGCCGCCCACGCCGCCGGCCACGTCCCGCACGCCCTCCCGGACACCGGCGACCTCGCCGCCGACCTCAAGTACGTCCTGCGCGCCACGGTCGACGAACTGCGGGACCCCGCCTTCGAGGCCCCGTCCCGCGCGCTGGCCGCCGAGGGCGTGGTCGACGAGGAACTCGGCCGCAGGTTCGTCGCCAGTCTGCTGGAACCCCAGCTCCAGCTGTACGTCGACCGCCTGCGCTCCGCCCAGGACACCGGCGAGGTCCGCCCCGACGTCGACCCGCGCATCGCGCTGGAACTCTTCGTCTCCCCCCTGGCCCAGCGCTGGCTCCAGTACACGGGCCCGATCACCTACGACTACACCGACACCCTCGTCGACTACGCCCTCTACGGCCTCACCCCCCGCCCACCGTCCCCCACCCCCACCCCTACCGATGCCGGGCCAGCCTCCCCGGCGCGTCCGTGA
- a CDS encoding DUF6243 family protein, with product MARGGAGNMLGVGGTRQHLGRKALRGGGRGGRVGAAGLDAQAQKRELLRRLREERAGGKGESGER from the coding sequence ATGGCGCGAGGTGGAGCGGGGAACATGCTGGGCGTCGGTGGCACGCGGCAGCACCTGGGGCGCAAGGCGCTGCGTGGTGGTGGGCGCGGGGGGCGTGTGGGGGCCGCCGGTCTCGACGCGCAGGCGCAGAAGCGGGAGTTGCTGCGCAGGCTGCGGGAGGAGCGTGCGGGAGGGAAGGGAGAGAGCGGGGAGAGGTGA
- a CDS encoding small ribosomal subunit Rsm22 family protein, which yields MNAVAPLHTALAGLLDGLPARQAAQAVERLIANYRGGATPTEAPILRDRADVAAYAAYRMPATFEAVRSALEAFADAVPSWTPADHTDIGGGTGAAAWAVSATWDGDRPVTVLDWAEPALALGKELAAANPALHGTRWQSSRIGAALTLDDTDLVTVSYVLNELTAPDRTALVDAAARAARSVVIVEPGTPDGYARVIEARDRLIAAGFRIAAPCPHSAACPIVPGTDWCHFSARVSRSSLHRRIKGGSLAYEDEKFSYVAATRVPATPAPARVVRKPQIRKGQVLLDLCETDPALSRTTVTKRHGDLYRAARDTDWGDPWPPAEETGH from the coding sequence GTGAACGCCGTCGCCCCCCTCCACACCGCCCTCGCCGGCCTGCTCGACGGACTCCCGGCGCGCCAGGCCGCGCAGGCCGTCGAGCGGCTGATCGCCAACTATCGCGGCGGCGCCACCCCCACCGAGGCCCCCATCCTCCGCGACCGCGCCGACGTGGCCGCGTACGCCGCCTACCGCATGCCCGCCACCTTCGAGGCCGTGCGCTCCGCCCTGGAGGCGTTCGCCGACGCCGTCCCGTCCTGGACCCCCGCCGACCACACCGACATCGGCGGCGGCACCGGCGCGGCCGCCTGGGCGGTCAGCGCGACCTGGGACGGCGACCGCCCCGTCACCGTCCTCGACTGGGCCGAACCCGCCCTCGCCCTCGGCAAGGAACTCGCCGCCGCCAACCCCGCCCTGCACGGCACCCGTTGGCAGAGCTCCCGCATCGGCGCGGCCCTCACCCTCGACGACACCGACCTCGTCACCGTCTCCTACGTCCTCAACGAGCTCACCGCCCCCGACCGCACCGCCCTCGTCGACGCCGCCGCCCGAGCCGCCCGCTCCGTCGTGATCGTCGAACCCGGCACCCCCGACGGCTACGCCCGCGTCATCGAGGCCCGCGACCGCCTGATCGCCGCGGGGTTCCGCATCGCCGCCCCCTGCCCGCACAGCGCCGCCTGCCCCATCGTCCCCGGCACGGACTGGTGCCACTTCTCGGCCCGGGTCAGCCGTTCCTCCCTGCACCGCAGGATCAAGGGCGGCTCCCTCGCCTACGAGGACGAGAAGTTCAGCTATGTCGCCGCCACCCGGGTCCCCGCCACCCCCGCCCCCGCCCGAGTCGTCCGCAAGCCGCAGATCCGCAAGGGCCAGGTCCTCCTCGACCTGTGCGAGACGGACCCGGCCCTGAGCCGCACCACCGTCACCAAGCGCCACGGCGACCTGTACCGCGCGGCCCGGGACACCGACTGGGGCGACCCCTGGCCGCCGGCGGAAGAAACCGGCCACTGA
- a CDS encoding serine hydrolase domain-containing protein, with amino-acid sequence MGERADEREGRGLLSAPRLRHGTPERAGLDAAELRHLVREVRARTAGDRPWAAGAVVVAGRGPVLAVREAAGWAVRYTAYDEATDTPVELPPAARVPMTVDTPFDLASLTKLFTSVAAVQQLERGTLGIDARVGAYLPDFTAAARHGITVRQLLTHTSGLRPELPLYDCADDAERLDLLRAEQPIGVPGTYCYSDLNMLLLQYVLERITGRTLDVLVRDGITRPLGMTATGFGPCPGAAATEDQRRPWAKADRGMLRGEVHDENAWALGGVAGHAGLFSTAPDLAVFCRTLLAGGSYGPARILGPDFVDLLFTPPGLGFALDQPWFMGELAGRGAAGHTGFTGTSLVLDRATDTYLILLANTVHPRRPARPDSTPRATAGTRVARSVRGM; translated from the coding sequence GTGGGGGAACGGGCGGACGAGCGCGAAGGGCGGGGGCTTCTGAGCGCGCCGCGACTGCGCCACGGCACACCGGAACGGGCCGGCCTCGACGCCGCGGAACTCCGGCACCTGGTCCGCGAGGTCCGCGCCCGCACGGCCGGCGACCGCCCCTGGGCTGCGGGAGCCGTCGTGGTCGCCGGACGCGGCCCGGTGCTCGCCGTCCGGGAGGCGGCGGGCTGGGCGGTGCGCTACACGGCGTACGACGAGGCGACGGACACCCCCGTCGAACTGCCGCCGGCCGCTCGCGTCCCGATGACCGTGGACACCCCCTTCGACCTGGCCTCCCTGACCAAGCTGTTCACCTCCGTGGCGGCGGTACAGCAGCTCGAGCGGGGCACGCTGGGCATCGACGCCCGCGTGGGGGCGTACCTGCCGGACTTCACCGCGGCGGCACGGCACGGCATCACGGTGCGCCAGCTGCTCACCCACACCTCGGGGCTGCGCCCCGAACTCCCGCTGTACGACTGCGCCGACGACGCGGAACGCCTGGACCTGCTCCGCGCGGAGCAGCCCATCGGCGTACCCGGCACGTACTGCTACTCCGACCTCAACATGCTGCTGCTCCAGTACGTGCTGGAACGCATCACGGGCCGGACCCTCGACGTCCTCGTACGGGACGGCATCACGCGTCCGCTGGGCATGACGGCGACGGGCTTCGGGCCGTGCCCGGGGGCGGCGGCGACGGAGGACCAGCGGCGGCCGTGGGCCAAGGCGGACCGGGGGATGCTGCGGGGCGAGGTGCACGACGAGAACGCGTGGGCGCTGGGCGGGGTGGCGGGTCACGCGGGGCTGTTCTCCACGGCTCCGGATCTGGCGGTGTTCTGCCGCACGCTGCTGGCGGGCGGGTCGTACGGGCCGGCCCGCATCCTCGGTCCCGACTTCGTGGACCTGCTGTTCACCCCACCCGGCCTGGGGTTCGCCCTGGACCAGCCGTGGTTCATGGGGGAGCTGGCGGGGCGGGGGGCGGCGGGCCACACCGGGTTCACGGGGACGTCCCTGGTGCTGGACCGGGCGACGGACACCTACCTGATCCTCCTCGCGAACACGGTCCACCCCCGGCGCCCGGCGCGGCCGGACAGCACGCCGAGGGCGACGGCGGGGACCCGGGTGGCCCGGTCGGTCCGGGGAATGTGA
- a CDS encoding multidrug effflux MFS transporter — protein MPEGGASISSSTEDRAPDTDLTALRAAPGRRAGLLVTLLLGGLTAIPPMAMDMYLPALPEVTRSLHSPAATVQLTLTACLAGMALGQLVVGPMSDRWGRRRPLLIGLAVYLVATALCAFAPTVELLVAFRLAQGLAGAAGIVIARAVARDLYDGVAMARFFSTLMLISGIAPIAAPLIGGQVLRVTDWRGVFVVLTVVGVLLTAVVWAKLPETLAPADRHRGGVGEALGSMRGLLADRCFTGYMLTGGFAFASLFAYVAASPFVIQEIYGASPQTYSLLFGLNSIGLMIMGQINGKVLVGRVRLDRVLGVGLTVVVVAAVALLLMSTGVFGEVGLVPVAAALFVLMSAMGITMPNTQTLALMRTRHAAGSASALLGTSSFLVGAIASPLVGIAGEGTAVPMAVVQLVAALVALACFLGMCRPWGNGRTSAKGGGF, from the coding sequence ATGCCCGAGGGTGGGGCGTCCATATCGAGCTCGACGGAGGACAGGGCACCGGACACGGACCTGACGGCGCTGCGCGCGGCCCCCGGCCGCCGGGCCGGCCTGCTGGTCACACTCCTCCTCGGAGGCCTGACGGCCATCCCGCCGATGGCGATGGACATGTACCTCCCCGCGCTCCCGGAGGTCACCCGGTCCCTGCACTCACCGGCCGCCACCGTCCAGCTCACGCTCACCGCCTGTCTGGCCGGAATGGCACTGGGGCAGCTGGTGGTCGGCCCGATGAGCGACCGCTGGGGCCGCCGCCGGCCGCTGCTGATCGGGCTCGCCGTCTACCTCGTCGCCACCGCGCTGTGCGCGTTCGCGCCCACCGTGGAACTCCTCGTCGCGTTCCGGCTGGCGCAGGGCCTGGCGGGCGCCGCCGGCATCGTCATCGCACGGGCGGTCGCCCGTGACCTGTACGACGGCGTGGCCATGGCCCGCTTCTTCTCCACCCTGATGCTGATCTCCGGGATCGCGCCGATCGCGGCCCCGCTGATCGGCGGGCAGGTCCTGCGGGTGACGGACTGGCGCGGAGTCTTCGTCGTCCTCACGGTCGTCGGAGTGCTGCTGACGGCGGTCGTCTGGGCGAAGCTGCCGGAGACCCTCGCGCCCGCCGACCGGCACCGCGGAGGCGTCGGCGAGGCGCTCGGCTCGATGCGCGGCCTGCTCGCCGACCGGTGCTTCACCGGCTACATGCTCACCGGCGGTTTCGCCTTCGCGTCGCTCTTCGCCTACGTCGCGGCCTCCCCGTTCGTCATCCAGGAGATCTACGGCGCCTCCCCGCAGACGTACAGCCTGCTGTTCGGGCTCAACTCCATCGGCCTGATGATCATGGGTCAGATCAACGGCAAGGTGCTGGTCGGCCGGGTCCGGCTGGACAGGGTGCTCGGCGTCGGGCTCACCGTCGTGGTCGTCGCCGCGGTGGCGCTGCTGCTGATGTCCACGGGTGTGTTCGGCGAGGTCGGGCTGGTGCCCGTGGCCGCGGCGCTCTTCGTGCTGATGTCCGCGATGGGCATCACCATGCCGAACACCCAGACCCTCGCCCTGATGCGCACCAGGCACGCGGCCGGCTCCGCGTCGGCCCTGCTCGGCACCTCGTCCTTCCTCGTCGGCGCGATCGCGTCCCCGCTGGTCGGGATCGCGGGGGAGGGCACGGCCGTCCCGATGGCCGTCGTCCAACTGGTCGCCGCCCTGGTGGCGCTGGCCTGCTTCCTGGGAATGTGCCGCCCGTGGGGGAACGGGCGGACGAGCGCGAAGGGCGGGGGCTTCTGA
- a CDS encoding Gfo/Idh/MocA family protein, with amino-acid sequence MTEQKVRWGILATGGMSATFAADLVDMPDAEVVAVASRSPEPAKAFAERFGIPRAYGDWESLASDEEIDVVYVATPHSAHRAAAGLMLGAGRNVLCEKPFTLNVREAEELVALARDGGRFLMEAMWMYCHPMVRRLKELVDGGAIGEVRSLQADFGLAGPFPASHRLRDPALGGGALLDLGVYPVSFTQLLLGEPSDVVARATLSEEGVDLQTGALLSWENGALASVHCSLVGGTATSASITGSRGRIDIPYGFFFPDRFVLHRDGRDAEEFTADPADGPRNSLKHEAAEVMRALRAGETESPLVPLDGTLAVMRTLDAIRERVGVRYPGEAEAVTPA; translated from the coding sequence ATGACAGAGCAGAAGGTGCGCTGGGGGATCCTGGCGACCGGGGGGATGTCCGCGACGTTCGCGGCGGACCTCGTGGACATGCCGGACGCGGAGGTCGTGGCGGTGGCGTCGCGGTCCCCGGAGCCGGCGAAGGCGTTCGCCGAGCGGTTCGGGATACCGCGGGCGTACGGCGACTGGGAGTCGCTGGCGAGCGACGAGGAGATCGACGTCGTCTACGTCGCCACCCCGCACTCGGCGCACCGCGCGGCGGCCGGGCTGATGCTGGGGGCCGGGCGGAACGTGCTGTGCGAGAAGCCGTTCACGCTGAACGTCCGGGAGGCCGAGGAGCTGGTCGCGCTGGCCCGGGACGGCGGACGCTTCCTGATGGAGGCCATGTGGATGTACTGCCACCCCATGGTGCGGCGGCTCAAGGAACTGGTCGACGGGGGTGCGATCGGGGAAGTCCGCAGTCTGCAGGCGGACTTCGGGCTGGCGGGGCCCTTCCCGGCCTCGCACCGGCTGCGGGACCCCGCGCTGGGCGGGGGCGCGCTGCTGGATCTGGGGGTGTATCCGGTGTCGTTCACGCAACTGCTGCTCGGGGAGCCGTCGGACGTGGTGGCGCGGGCCACGCTCTCGGAGGAGGGCGTCGACCTCCAGACGGGGGCGCTGCTCTCCTGGGAGAACGGCGCCCTCGCCTCGGTGCACTGCTCCCTGGTGGGCGGTACGGCGACCTCCGCCTCGATCACCGGGTCGCGGGGCCGGATCGACATCCCGTACGGCTTCTTCTTCCCGGACCGGTTCGTGCTGCACCGGGACGGCCGTGACGCCGAGGAGTTCACGGCCGACCCGGCCGACGGGCCGCGCAACAGCCTGAAGCACGAGGCCGCCGAGGTGATGCGGGCCCTGCGGGCCGGCGAGACGGAGTCGCCGCTGGTGCCGCTCGACGGCACCCTCGCCGTGATGCGGACGCTCGACGCGATCCGCGAACGGGTCGGCGTCCGCTACCCGGGGGAGGCGGAGGCCGTCACGCCGGCTTGA
- a CDS encoding helix-turn-helix transcriptional regulator: MTHTDAEVTAETLDRLIGRARRSVNVALTGSAGYVEAVLRRLVQVPSGVTVRVLCNPAALDVAPARLRSLPTVRVLRHELCGIVVVDGMSAFLRLGNEGAADERAAVVTDRAAVSTLQLLYAGAWSRGRRLVDHPEPSPRLRSELTRRILEQLRSGRTDATAAGALQVSLRTYRRHVAEIMRELDASSRFQAGVRAVELGLLHETR; encoded by the coding sequence ATGACCCACACGGACGCCGAGGTCACCGCCGAGACCCTCGACCGCCTCATAGGCAGGGCACGCCGCTCGGTCAACGTCGCGCTCACCGGATCGGCCGGCTACGTGGAGGCCGTACTGCGGCGCCTGGTCCAGGTGCCGAGCGGCGTGACCGTACGGGTGCTGTGCAATCCGGCCGCCCTGGACGTCGCGCCCGCCCGGCTGCGGAGCCTGCCCACCGTGCGGGTGCTCCGGCACGAACTGTGCGGCATCGTCGTGGTCGACGGGATGTCCGCGTTCCTGCGGCTGGGCAACGAGGGGGCGGCCGACGAGAGGGCCGCGGTCGTCACCGACCGCGCCGCCGTCAGCACCCTGCAGCTGCTCTACGCCGGGGCCTGGTCGCGCGGCCGCCGGCTCGTCGACCACCCCGAGCCCAGCCCCCGGCTGAGGTCCGAGCTGACCCGCCGCATCCTGGAGCAGCTGCGGTCCGGGCGCACCGACGCCACCGCCGCGGGCGCGCTGCAGGTGTCCCTGCGCACCTACCGCCGGCATGTCGCCGAGATCATGCGGGAACTCGACGCGTCGTCACGCTTCCAGGCCGGCGTGCGCGCGGTCGAACTCGGGCTGCTGCACGAGACGAGGTGA
- a CDS encoding helix-turn-helix domain-containing protein: MTVRAAAPPVVLARLRERNISEEWGHEVCGQSGDDLEHALLQVRELIESTMLMHRDRSRREQLITALPGGHGQLIGVTRELMGQATGTIDILRSRLPGTGSQLERIGLLEADLLHFARERVSARLLTGPDLVGDSLGGWLPDRRLMIRVARLPPLQVLIADRATALVVVGSPSERRASLIKAPEVLLALCTLFESIWHSSASPAEHLAFGDRDRAVLVRQILGAMRAGITDEVAARELTVSVRTYRRYVAEIMALLGASSRFQAGVRAAELGLLPPGQHGTHRA; this comes from the coding sequence GTGACCGTCCGGGCGGCGGCGCCGCCCGTGGTCCTGGCACGACTCAGGGAGCGCAACATCAGCGAGGAATGGGGGCACGAGGTGTGCGGCCAATCGGGGGACGACTTGGAGCATGCTCTGCTGCAGGTCAGAGAGTTGATCGAGTCGACGATGCTCATGCATCGGGACCGGAGCCGACGGGAGCAGCTCATCACGGCGCTGCCCGGCGGCCACGGACAGCTCATCGGCGTCACACGGGAGCTGATGGGGCAGGCCACCGGCACCATCGACATCCTGCGGTCCCGGTTGCCGGGCACCGGCAGCCAGCTGGAACGGATCGGGCTGCTCGAGGCCGATCTGCTGCACTTCGCGCGGGAGCGGGTCTCCGCCCGTTTACTGACGGGGCCCGATCTGGTCGGGGACTCGCTGGGCGGCTGGCTGCCCGACCGCCGGCTGATGATCCGGGTGGCCCGGCTGCCGCCTTTGCAGGTGCTCATCGCCGACCGTGCCACCGCCCTGGTCGTGGTCGGCTCCCCCTCCGAGCGGCGGGCTTCGCTCATCAAGGCGCCCGAGGTGCTGCTGGCGCTGTGCACGCTCTTCGAGAGCATCTGGCACAGTTCCGCTTCGCCGGCCGAGCACCTCGCGTTCGGCGACCGCGACCGGGCGGTCCTGGTGCGGCAGATACTGGGCGCCATGCGGGCCGGGATCACCGACGAGGTGGCCGCCCGCGAACTGACCGTCTCCGTACGGACGTACCGGCGCTACGTCGCGGAGATCATGGCGCTGCTCGGTGCCAGCTCCCGGTTCCAGGCGGGTGTCCGGGCCGCGGAACTCGGGCTGCTGCCGCCCGGGCAGCACGGCACCCACCGGGCGTGA